The segment GGTGCTCCTCGGCGAGGAAGGCGTCGGCCTTCGCGAGCCCGTCCTCACTGATGTCCCACGACGGGTACAGGCCGATGACGACGGTCTGGGCCACCTCGCTGGTACGACGCTCCCAGAGCGCGGCGACCTCGTCGAAGTAGCGCTGCGTGTACGGCGCCATCAGCTTCTCGCGGCCGGGACGCGCCAGTCCCTCGACGATCGACCGGACGGTGACGTTGGCGATCGAATCGTCGTTGAAGGCCTTGTCCCACGCCTCGGCCGTGGCCTCGGCGGTCGGTCGGGCCGACCGTGCGGCCTCGGCGTTGCGGGCGCCGGCGGCGGTGTTGTCGGCCGCGGCCTCGGCGTCGATCACGTCGGTGTCGATGCTGCCGTGAGCGGCGAGCGCCTTGACCAGCCGCCACCGGAGGTCGTGATCCACCACCAGGCCGGCGAGGCCGTGGTTCGCGGGATCGTCGCCGTCGAGTAGCGCCCGGATGCCGGACTGCAGCGCGTCGGGGGTGACGCCGCCGAGGAGCGCATTGATGAAGGCGAGCTGGTGGTCGGAACCGGGCTCCGCCTCCTTGGCGAGCTCCAGCAGACGCGTCGCCAGTGCGGTGCGCCCGGTCGACGCCGCCCACGCCGGGTCGGCGTACGACTCCAGCGCGGTCGCTGCCTGCAGCAGGACCCGCTGCACGACGCCGACCTCGGTCTCGGCACCGATGCCGCGGCTCACCAGGGCGATGAAGTCCTGCGCGGTCATCTCCGCCTGACGGGTCATCTCCCAGGCGGCGGACCAGACCAGCGTGCGCGGCATCGAATCGGTGATGTCGCCGATCCGGGCGGTCGCGGTCGCGAGGGACTCGGGGTCCAGTCGCACGGACGCGTACGTGAGGTCGTCGTCGTTGAGGAGGACCAGGTCGCCGCGCGCAGCACCGACCAGCTCCGGGACCTCGGTGCGCTCACCCTCGACATCGAGTTCGACGACGTTGCTGCGGGTCAGCGCGCCGTCGGTGTCGGTGTAGACGCCGATCTTCATGCGGTGGACGCGGGTCTCGCCCGCACCCGGGACGGCGCCCTCCTGCAGGACGGCGAACGAGGTGAAGCGACCGTCGGCGTCGACGGTGAACTCGGGACGGAGAACGTTGATGCCGGTGGTCTTGAGCCATTGCGCGCCCCACCCGGACAGGTCACGACCGGAGGAACGCTCCAGTGCGCCGAGGAGGTCGGCGAAGGTGGCGTTGGCGAAGCGGTGCTCGGCGAAGTATTCGCGGAGCCCGGTCAGGAACGGTTCCAGACCCACGTAGGCGACGAGCTGCTTGAGCACCGAGGCGCCCTTGGCGTAGGTGATGCCGTCGAAGTTGACCTCCACCGCAGCGATGTCGGGGATGTCGGCGGCCACGGGATGCGTGGACGGCAGCTGATCCTGGCGGTACGCCCACGACTTCTCGACGTTCGCGAACGTGGTCCACGCGTTGGTGTACTCGGTGGCGCTCACCTGGGAGAGGACCGAGGCGAAGGTGGCGAACGACTCGTTGAGCCACAGGTCATCCCACCACTGCATGGTGACGAGGTCGCCGAACCACATGTGCGCCATCTCGTGGAGGATGGTCTCGGCGCGCCGCTCGTACAGGTAGCGGGTGACGCGCGAGCGGAAGACGTAGTCCTCCAGGAAGGTCACCGCACCGGCGTTCTCCATGGCGCCCGCATTGAACTCGGGGACGAACAGCTGGTCGTACTTGCCGAACGCGTACGGAACGCCGAAGGCCTCGTGGTAGAAGCCGAATCCCTGCTTGGTCTCGGTGAACAGACGGTCGGCGTCCATGAACTCGGCGAGGGAGGCACGGCAGAACAGGCGCAGCGGGATGGTGCCGTGCTCGTCGGAGTACTCGTCCGACCAGACCGCGTACGGTCCGGCGATGAGCGCGACGAGATAGGTGCTCATGATCTCGGTGGTGGCGAAGCGATGCACCACCGCGCCCTCGCGGGTGGTCTCGGATGCGTCCTCGGTGGCCCCGTTCGAGATCACCTGCCAGTCCGCCGGTGCGACGACGGTGACCGCGTACTTCGCCTTGAGGTCGGGCTGGTCGAAGCAGGCGAACATGCGCTTGGCGTCGGCGGTCTCGAACTGCGAGTACAGGTACACCTGGCCGTCGGCCGGGTCCTGGAACCGGTGCAGGCCCTCGCCGGTGTTCGAGTAGGCGCACTCGGCGACCACTTCGAGGGTGTTCTCGGCGGCCAGGTTCGGCAGCGCGAGCCCGACGGACTCGTCGAAGCCCGCGATGTCGAGGGCCGTGCCGTTCAGGGTCGCGGACACCAGTGTCGGTGCCACCAGGTCGATGACGGTGCTCGCGCCCGCGGTCGCGGTGAACGTGACCTGCGTGATGGAGGTGAATCGCTCGACGCCCGGCGCGCCCGCGCCGTCGGTCAGGTCGAGGTGGATCCGGTAGGTGTCGACGGAGAGGAGGGCGGCGCGCTC is part of the Gordonia phthalatica genome and harbors:
- the pepN gene encoding aminopeptidase N is translated as MSAPNLTRDAAAERAALLSVDTYRIHLDLTDGAGAPGVERFTSITQVTFTATAGASTVIDLVAPTLVSATLNGTALDIAGFDESVGLALPNLAAENTLEVVAECAYSNTGEGLHRFQDPADGQVYLYSQFETADAKRMFACFDQPDLKAKYAVTVVAPADWQVISNGATEDASETTREGAVVHRFATTEIMSTYLVALIAGPYAVWSDEYSDEHGTIPLRLFCRASLAEFMDADRLFTETKQGFGFYHEAFGVPYAFGKYDQLFVPEFNAGAMENAGAVTFLEDYVFRSRVTRYLYERRAETILHEMAHMWFGDLVTMQWWDDLWLNESFATFASVLSQVSATEYTNAWTTFANVEKSWAYRQDQLPSTHPVAADIPDIAAVEVNFDGITYAKGASVLKQLVAYVGLEPFLTGLREYFAEHRFANATFADLLGALERSSGRDLSGWGAQWLKTTGINVLRPEFTVDADGRFTSFAVLQEGAVPGAGETRVHRMKIGVYTDTDGALTRSNVVELDVEGERTEVPELVGAARGDLVLLNDDDLTYASVRLDPESLATATARIGDITDSMPRTLVWSAAWEMTRQAEMTAQDFIALVSRGIGAETEVGVVQRVLLQAATALESYADPAWAASTGRTALATRLLELAKEAEPGSDHQLAFINALLGGVTPDALQSGIRALLDGDDPANHGLAGLVVDHDLRWRLVKALAAHGSIDTDVIDAEAAADNTAAGARNAEAARSARPTAEATAEAWDKAFNDDSIANVTVRSIVEGLARPGREKLMAPYTQRYFDEVAALWERRTSEVAQTVVIGLYPSWDISEDGLAKADAFLAEEHPAALRRLIVEGRDGVARSLRARAFDSAK